In Verrucomicrobiia bacterium, the genomic stretch TGATGCGCGAGGCGATCATCTACAATCGCAACAACCCGAGCATCCTCTTTTACGAAGCTGGGAACACGGGCGTGAGCGAGGCGCACATGTCGGAGATAAAAGCGTTGCGCGATCGGTTTGACCCGCATGGAGGGCGTGCTGTTGGCAGCCGTGAAATGCTGGACAGCCAAGCGGCCGAGTATGGCGGCGAGATGCTTTACATCAACAAGAGCGCGCGCCTGCCTTTCTGGGCCATGGAATATTCACGGGATGAAGGCCTGCGAAAATACTGGGACGCGTTCAGCCCGCCATTTCACAAAGACGGTGACGGGCCATTGTATCGCAACGCGCCTGCGCCGGATTACAACCGGAACCAGGACAGCCACGCGATTGAGAATATCGTCCGCTGGTTTGATTACTGGCGCGAGCGTCCCGGCACAGGCACGCGGGTCAGCAGTGGTGGTGTGAACATTATTTTCTCCGACTCCAACACGCATTATCGCGGCGCGGAGAACTATCGCCGCAGCGGGGAAGTGGATGCCATGCGCATTCCGAAGGACGGTTTTTGGGCGCACGAGGTGATGTGGGATGGCTGGGTGGATGTTGAACGCCCGCGTATTCACCTTCTGGGACATTGGAATTACGCAACCAACGTCACAAAGGATGTTCACGTGGTCTCGAGCGCTGAAGTGGTGAAGCTGTTCGTCAACGGCGAACAGCTTCCTGACGCGCAACAGTCGCATCGGTTTTTGTTTACGGTGAAGAATGTGAACTGGCAGCGCGGGGTGCTGCGCGCGGTTGGATACGACCGCAACGGCAAACCTGTTTGTGAAACCGAACGCCAGACAGCGGACGAGCCATCGGCAATAAGGCTGAAAGCCATCACCGCGCCCGCAGGATTGAAGGCGGATGGAAATGATGTCGCATTGATCGAAGTGGATGTAACCGACGCCTCGGGACGACGGTGTCCAACGGCCCTCAACCTGGTGGAGTTCGAATTGACAGGTCCGGGTGAATGGCGCGGCGGGATCGCTCAAGGTCCCGAAAACTTCATACTCGCAAAGAGCCTGCCGGTCGAATGCGGAGTCAACCGCGTGCTGGTGCGGTCGCGCCAGGAAGCCGGCAGAATCACTGTCACCGCGCGATCCGGCACCCTGAAATCTGCATCCTTGGAAATCACGTCGCACCCTGTCCAAGTTTCCGACGGATTGACGCATGCCTTGCCTGCGGAGGGTTTGCCTGTGTCGCTGCGACGTGGTCCCACGCCACGCGGACCCTCGTTCACGGTATCGCGTGTTTCCATCCCGATTGCGAAGGCAAGCGCCGGTTCGCAAAACGACACAGCCGCAGCGAGCTTCGATGACAATGAGCGAACAAGTTGGACAAGTGCGGGCAGTGTCGAGAATGCGTGGATCGCATACGAACTGGAACGGGAAGCGGAGATCAGTGAAGTCGAGCTGAAGCTGACAGGGTGGAGGCAGCGCAGTTATCCGATCGAAATTTTCGTAGGCGACAAAAGCGTCTATCGCGGCCGAACACCCCGCAGCCTGGGCTATGTCACGCTTCCCGTTCCGGTCACTCATGGACGAAGCGTTAGGATCCAATTGATGGACGCTTCCCATGCAGAGGGCGGGCCTGGCAATACCGAACTCCAGAATCAACAGAACGCCGCGACAGGGGGCGAAAGGCAATCGCGCAACGCGCTGAGCATCGTGGAGGCTGAGATTTACGAGTCGCGATAAGTCGTGGCAGACCGAGCGTTTCGCCCTGCCGCTCCGCTCGATGGTGGCGAGCTTGACGGCCCGCGGCGATTCCACAGAAAGAACGCCAGAAGAAGGGGTTCCAACTTTTTAACAACTCCTGCTTGACGTTTCCCATAAGCTACTTAGGTTCGAACCAGTAGGTCGATTCATCTTGGGGACGATAGTATCGCGCTGTCGTTTTGCTGGGTATTCGGCTTGCATCCAGGAGATTATATGGCCAGTGGAAAAGTGAAATGGTTCGATAACCAGAAGGGCTTTGGCTTCATCGCTCAGGATACGGGGCAGGACGTGTTTGTGCACTTCAGCTCCATTCAACAAAAGGGGTTTCGCACGCTGTTCGAGGGAGATGACGTTGTGTTTGACGTGATCACCAGCGATCGCGGGTTGAAGGCCCAGAATGTTCAGAAGATTCGGGTTCACTGAGCGCCTTCGGATTTTGATTCGCCCTTGGTTCCCGCGTCGGCTACCGTGTCAGCGTGCCGATTTTGCGCCACTCCATTGCGAGCCTCTATGTACACGTGCCCTTCTGCGCGCAGAAGTGCTCGTATTGCGCGTTTTTCTCTGAAGCGTCCTCGGGTGAGCTCATCAATCGCTACGTTGCGGCGCTGATCCGCGAACTTGAAATCGTTGCGGACGACTTGCGGCCGCGCACGATTTTCTTCGGCGGAGGTACTCCGTCGCTCCTGAACCTGCAACAATGGGAATCGGTGCTGCGGGCAATGGAACGCCTGAATCTCAATCGCCCGGCAGAGTGGACCGTCGAATGCAATCCCGCCACGGTGTCGCTCGACAAGGCGAAGCTGCTCCGCGATTTCGGGGTCAATCGCATATCGATGGGAGTGCAGTCACTGGACGAGGATCTGCTGGATCGGCTGGGGCGTGTGCACAGCCGCGCGATGGTTTTCAAGTCATTCGAGATCCTGCGGAAGGCGGGCTTCGACAACATCAACCTGGACCTGATGTTCGCCATTCCCACGCAGACGATGGCTGCATGGAAGTCGACGCTCGATGAAGCCATCGCCATGCAGAGCGAGCATCTTTCCACGTATGAAGTGATTTATGAGGAAGACACCCCGCTCTTTCATCAGTTGCAGGCAGGAAAAGTGGACGTGAATGAAGACCTTGCCTGCGACATGTATGAGGAATTGCTGGCGCACTGCACCCACGCTGGATTCGTTCAGTACGAAGTGGCGAACTTTGCCAAAGATGTGGCGTCCGAGCGCGCCTCCGACACTCCTGACGTTCCAAGCCGCGCGTGCCAGCACAATGTAAATTACTGGCGCGGCGGATCATTTCACGGTCTCGGACCGAGCGCGACCGGTTATGTCGAGGGCGTGCGAACGAAGAACTGGTCGAACACGCAGCTTTATTGCGAGCAGTTGGAAAAGGGCAAACGGGCGATTGAGTCCACAGAGACGCTGGAGCCGCTTGCTCGCGCGGGTGAGACGGCCGCGTTCGGCTTGCGCATGGTGGCGGGCTGGCCCTTTGCTGAGTTCGAGAAAACCACGGGCCATGACCTTCGGCAACATTGGGCCGGCGACATGAGCGGCCTGGTGGAGCAGGGGTGGGGGACGCTCGCGCCCGATCGTTTTCAACTCACGTCCACGGGCCTGCGCTTCGCCGATGCCGCAGCTGAGAAGTTCCTGCGCTGATCATTGATGAAACGTCCTCAGAACGCCGCTCTGTTCCTCGACATTGCGAGGCGATTGATGTCACAACCCGCGGCGCCCTTTCACGAACACGGAGTGGCCGCAGAGGTTCAGGCGATTTGCGACGAGCATGGGCTGTTCTGCGATGCTGATGCAACGGGCAACTTGATCGTCCGCCTGACGAAGGCCTGCAAGGCGCGCCCATTGGTCCTCGCGGCGCATATGGATCATCCGGGATTCGAATTCATCCGCCGCCGTGACGCACAAACATGGATCGCACGATTTCTTGGCGGCGTTCCAGAAAGCTATTTCCGGAAAGGAATTCCGCTGCGCGTCATGCCTCAAGGTGCTCCAGCGCGGCTGGGAAGGCGTGTTCCCGGGAAGGTAAAATATTTCGAAATTTTGCTGCGCAAACCCCTCATCGACAAACCCGGATTCGCAGTGTGGGATCTGCCCGCTTACCGAGCGCAGCGGGATCGGATCTCAGGCCGTGCGTGTGACGATCTGATTGGAGTTGCTGCGGTCCTTGCCACGTTGATTCGGCTCAAGCGCGCACGTGTTTCCACCAATGTGATCGGTGCGATCTCGCGGGCGGAGGAGGTCGGGTTCCACGGCGCGCTCATGATTGCGACAAGTGGAATCCTAAAACGTGATGCGCTCGTTATATCACTTGAAACGAGCCGTGAACTCCCTGGCGTGTCGATGGGCCGCGGCGTCATTGTGCGGGTGGGAGATCGCGCGTCGGTTTTCGCTTCTGACGCGACGCGGTACCTGGGTGAGATCGCCAGTCACCTGGCGAAGAATCGGAAAGAGGCCTTTCAATTCCAACGCGCGTTGATGGGCGGAGGCACTTGCGAAGGCACGGCTTACCAGGAGTTCGGGTTTTCCACGGCTGCTGTTTGTGTCGCGCTGGGAAACTACCACAATTGCGCACCTGGGAATCGAATCGCAGCAGAGTACGTGAGCATCGCCGACGCGTTGAGCATGGTGGAGTTGCTGACGGTTGCGGCCAAACGAATGGGATCATTCGATGTGCTGACGCGCAAGTTGTCCACGCGTTTGCAGAAACTGCTGTCCGAAGCGCGGCTCAATTTCAGCAGGCGCGTGCGCAAATCGAAGAGCGGAGAATAGGAGCGGAAATCCGTCGACGAATCACTGGGGTGCAGGTTTGGAAACCTGCGATGCAGCGGACTTCGAAGGCTGCGCTAAAGGGCGGAGAAGGTAGGGCGCTGCAATGAGCCCGGTGAGGATTGCGAGAATCCCGCAGATGACATACGGCAGGCTTGCGCTGTGTTCATAGAGAGGCGCGGCGAAGAGCGGCCCTACGATGCGGGCGAGGCTTCCGGCACTCTGCGCGACCCCGATCGTTGCGCCCTGTTCATCCGCCGGCGTGAGGTTGGAGAGTAATCCAAAGACTGGCGGTCGTGTGAGGTTGGTTCCGATTGCGAGCAGTGCGAGGGCGCCCAGCATGTAAAGCCAGGGCAGGCCATCGGGCTGAAAGAGGCGGCTCCAGAACAGCTGGCCGTTTCCCTTGATGAATGGCAGCAGGAGGAAGCTTGCGCCGGTCAGCACTAGGCTGAGCGCGATCAACCGCGGTTCGCCCATGGCCTTGACGAGTTTCCCAATCGCGCCTCCCTGGACAAAGGCGCCAATCAAGCCGCAGAAAACAAAAAGGGAGATGACCGTGCTCGCCGGCCGGATTTGGTCATCTGTCAGCCCAAGCTGGAAG encodes the following:
- a CDS encoding DUF4982 domain-containing protein; translation: MHRHLPLVSLIFAAVLNIATAADPFPRTSWNFNPGWKVFVGDPTNASDPRFDDREWKGVTLPYAWNEDAAFRVSIAEHPTGVAWYRKTFRLPADTEGKKVFLEFEGVRQAGEFYLNGRHIGSHENGVMAVGFDISDVVRPAPEENVVAVRTDNAWDYREKATRQRYQWSDRNFNANYGGIPKNVKLHVTGELYQTLPLWAGLETEGVYIFASDFDIAAGAATVTAESQVRNESDAAREFEYEVRVEELDGRLLKSFSGGKTTVVSGATAKVKASARLSGLQFWSWGYGYLYNIQTILKADGLVVDTVETRTGFRKTEYGSGMVKLNGRVLQMKGYAQRTSNEWPALGSAVPPWLSDFSNGLMVEGNANLVRWMHITPSKQDVESCDRVGLIQAMPAGDAEADVSGRRWEQRVELMREAIIYNRNNPSILFYEAGNTGVSEAHMSEIKALRDRFDPHGGRAVGSREMLDSQAAEYGGEMLYINKSARLPFWAMEYSRDEGLRKYWDAFSPPFHKDGDGPLYRNAPAPDYNRNQDSHAIENIVRWFDYWRERPGTGTRVSSGGVNIIFSDSNTHYRGAENYRRSGEVDAMRIPKDGFWAHEVMWDGWVDVERPRIHLLGHWNYATNVTKDVHVVSSAEVVKLFVNGEQLPDAQQSHRFLFTVKNVNWQRGVLRAVGYDRNGKPVCETERQTADEPSAIRLKAITAPAGLKADGNDVALIEVDVTDASGRRCPTALNLVEFELTGPGEWRGGIAQGPENFILAKSLPVECGVNRVLVRSRQEAGRITVTARSGTLKSASLEITSHPVQVSDGLTHALPAEGLPVSLRRGPTPRGPSFTVSRVSIPIAKASAGSQNDTAAASFDDNERTSWTSAGSVENAWIAYELEREAEISEVELKLTGWRQRSYPIEIFVGDKSVYRGRTPRSLGYVTLPVPVTHGRSVRIQLMDASHAEGGPGNTELQNQQNAATGGERQSRNALSIVEAEIYESR
- a CDS encoding cold-shock protein, with translation MASGKVKWFDNQKGFGFIAQDTGQDVFVHFSSIQQKGFRTLFEGDDVVFDVITSDRGLKAQNVQKIRVH
- the hemW gene encoding radical SAM family heme chaperone HemW produces the protein MPILRHSIASLYVHVPFCAQKCSYCAFFSEASSGELINRYVAALIRELEIVADDLRPRTIFFGGGTPSLLNLQQWESVLRAMERLNLNRPAEWTVECNPATVSLDKAKLLRDFGVNRISMGVQSLDEDLLDRLGRVHSRAMVFKSFEILRKAGFDNINLDLMFAIPTQTMAAWKSTLDEAIAMQSEHLSTYEVIYEEDTPLFHQLQAGKVDVNEDLACDMYEELLAHCTHAGFVQYEVANFAKDVASERASDTPDVPSRACQHNVNYWRGGSFHGLGPSATGYVEGVRTKNWSNTQLYCEQLEKGKRAIESTETLEPLARAGETAAFGLRMVAGWPFAEFEKTTGHDLRQHWAGDMSGLVEQGWGTLAPDRFQLTSTGLRFADAAAEKFLR